Proteins encoded by one window of Nicotiana tabacum cultivar K326 chromosome 10, ASM71507v2, whole genome shotgun sequence:
- the LOC107829313 gene encoding histone-lysine N-methyltransferase ATXR3: MGDGGVACVPIQQHIMERFSVCGGKSKNSSSSNFSTPSSANSTSKTVRKKMNGKMVKTKKAKGVNLSSKSSGINKEIECNGDVGKDEVEEGELGTLPVENGEFVPPEKPFSRKYEIKSEIEKGESASDVKRGDYVKGRWRKGEWEKGDYISNRKGELDKNDPGYEPGEFVPDRWRKGDGAAARDDFNYSRTRRHDFAKDKGWKGDLEWTTPPFAKDKGWRNDREWTPPSAKDKGWRNDCEWTPPSAKDKGWRNDHEWTPPSAKDKGWRNDREWTPPSSGKHSGEKDVGNRSGGIQHVKRLSRYEPSIPERNPRISSKIVGEEGSSKIELKNGNAREYFSANRLKRHGTDSDKSDRKYRGEYDDFSSSKSRKLSDDGSRAVYTADHGLRRSTEKLHRNAPSSRSIPSDRYSSRHYETSKGSYDRHNSSPRHLERSPRDRARHLDNWDRSPARHLDNWDRSPARREKSPYDRGRHLDHSRSPYDRSRHYDHRSRSPSYSEWSPQDQGRHHHRRDRTPNFLERSPLDRSRNVYHRDSGRKSGPSDRRENQFEGKRHEGKCSSQKDVSVKDQIVTDSEVRSCPENSNCSIVKSGNHPVNNESLPQCPAVNTLELPQENGAVEEVASMEEDMDICNTPPHVSTVAEGATGKWYYLDQFGVEQGPSRLCKLKSLAEEGYIVSDHFVRHADSDRWVTVENAVSPMATVNFPSVVSDVVTQLVNPPEAPGNVLADSGDLAQLDDLAREDSFALLSEIVSCHADSLAASEPSDEHHIDERVGALLEGFSVIPGRELEIVGEVLQMTFEHVEWEKWGSAEGEHCVQSSDECLFSSEALKESSEPRTSVPSSCDRENDLSCSDTAELFSGLWPCKGGDWKRNDEGTQDKLWKKKLVLNDGYPLCLMSKSGIEDPRWLQKDELYYPSHSRRLDLPSWAFLSPEELNDSNVVGRPSQPKPPVLRGIKGMMLPVIRINACVVKEHGSFVSEPRTKVRGKDRHPQRSSRPYVATGDTKRLSEEGMYHSKSRQDQESHGSRKSSTPLNIPKDRICSADELQLHLGEWYYLDGAGHERGPFSLIELQVLVDQGVIPENSSAFRKVDKIWVPVASSAKTSDLSKMCQTPSETLGASVSELSSSLQSAPGGVPCTFQGIHPQFIGYTRGKLHELVMKSYKSRELAAAINEVLDPWINARQPKKESNPDFRASKKARFHGSEEEYEMEEDISGFQNDECQFDDLCGDETFNRETITKPGIESGSWGLLDGRVLARIFHFLKADVKSLSYAALTCKHWRSTVKIYKGISSQVDLLSVASSCTDSMILKIMNGYNKEKITSLVLRDCTGITPRMLEDVLHSFSCLSYIDIRGCSQLEDVAVKFPNVNWIRSRSSNLKVKSLKNISDKTSSSYRTFNSQESQMDDSIGLRDYLENSEKRESANQLFRRSLYKRAKVFDARKSSSILSRDAQLRHLAMRKSRNGFKRMKEFLASSLREIMKENTFEFFVPKVRGIEEKIKSGYYASRGLSSAKEDISRMCRDALKSKNRGDAKDMNQIIASFIRLATSLEEGPKPFCTRDEMMKTWKDESPPGFSSSTTKYKKNPARMYEKKYFSRSNGSSYVNGVSDYGEFASDREIKRRLSKLSVKSLDSGSETSDDLCRSSGDTTSDSESTASETESDMDLRSECGTAESKETYFTPDDGFDSLADDREWGARMTKASLVPPVTRKYEVIDHYVIVADEKEVKRKMLVSLPEDYAEKLSAQKNGTEESDMEIPEVKDYKPRKMLGDEVIEQEVYGIDPYTHNLLLDSMPDESDWSLLDKHLFIEDVLLRTLNKQVRRFTGSHTPMMYPLKPVFEEILENADENQDKRTVRLCQFILKAIDTRAEDNYVAYRKGLGVVCNKEGGFSEEDFVVEFLGEVYPAWKWFEKQDGIRSLQRNNNDPAPEFYNIYLERPKGDADGYDLVVVDAMHKANYASRICHSCRPNCEAKVTAVDGQYQIGIYSVRPIAYGEEVTFDYNSVTESKEEYEASVCLCGSQVCRGSYLNLTGEGAFLKVLQEYHGLLDRHQLMLEACEVNSVSEEDYIDLGKAGLGSCLLAGLPNWLIAYSARLVRFINFERTKLPDEILKHNLEEKKKYFSDICLEVEKNESEIQAEGVYNQRLQNLALTLDKVRYVMRCVFGDPEKAPPPLERLSLEEAVFFIWRGEGSLVEELLQCVAPHLEDSVLSDLKAKIRAHDPSRLDDLETGLRKSLIWLRDEVRDLPCTYKCRHDAAADLIHLYAYTKCFFRIREYKTVTSPPVYISPLDLGPKYADKLGPGVHEYRKTYGENYCLGQLIYWYNQANADPDNCLFRASRGCLSLPEAGSFYAKVQKPSRQRVYGPRTVKFMLSRMEKQPQRPWPKDRIWSYKSSPKVFGSPMLDAILNKAPLEREMVHWLKHRPAIFQAMWDR, from the exons ATGGGCGATGGAGGCGTTGCATGTGTGCCTATACAACAGCATATTATGGAGCGTTTCTCAGTTTGTGGAGGCAAGAGTAagaacagcagcagcagcaacttCAGTACTCCTTCATCAGCAAATTCTACTTCAAAAACTGTGAGGAAGAAGATGAATGGTAAGATGGTGAAGACGAAGAAGGCGAAAGGAGTAAACTTGAGTTCCAAGAGTAGTGGTATTAATAAAGAAATTGAGTGTAATGGTGACGTTGGTAAAGATGAAGTCGAGGAAGGTGAATTGGGTACTTTACCTGTTGAGAACGGAGAATTTGTTCCTCCTGAGAAGCCTTTTTCTCGAAAATACGAGATAAAGAGTGAAATTGAGAAGGGGGAGAGTGCATCTGATGTTAAAAGGGGCGATTATGTCAAAGGAAGGTGGCGCAAGGGGGAATGGGAGAAAGGTGACTATATTTCTAACAGAAAAGGAGAGCTTGATAAGAATGATCCCGGGTATGAACCAGGCGAATTTGTACCTGATAGGTGGCGGAAAGGTGACGGGGCAGCTGCAAGAGATGATTTCAACTATAGCAGAACACGCAGGCATGATTTTGCCAAGGATAAGGGTTGGAAAGGGGACCTTGAATGGACAACGCCACCTTTTGCCAAGGACAAAGGCTGGAGAAACGACCGTGAATGGACGCCACCTTCTGCCAAGGACAAAGGATGGAGAAATGATTGTGAATGGACGCCACCTTCGGCCAAGGACAAAGGATGGAGAAATGATCATGAATGGACGCCACCTTCGGCCAAGGACAAAGGATGGAGAAATGATCGTGAATGGACGCCACCTTCTTCAGGCAAGCATTCTGGGGAGAAAGATGTTGGTAATAGAAGTGGTGGAATTCAGCATGTGAAAAGGTTATCTAGATATGAACCTAGCATCCCAGAAAGGAATCCAAGAATTAGTTCCAAGATTGTGGGAGAAGAAGGCTCTTCCAAGATCGAACTGAAGAATGGCAATGCAAGAGAATACTTTTCAGCTAATAGGTTGAAACGGCATGGTACTGATTCAGATAAAAGTGACCGTAAGTACCGGGGTGAGTATGATGACTTCTCAAGTTCAAAAAGCAGGAAACTTTCTGATGATGGAAGTCGAGCTGTATACACGGCAGATCATGGTTTGCGGCGCTCTACTGAGAAGTTGCACAGGAATGCACCTTCTAGCCGGAGCATTCCATCAGACAGGTATTCTTCCAGGCACTATGAGACATCTAAAGGTTCTTATGACAGACATAATAGCAGTCCTCGTCATTTGGAGAGGTCCCCACGTGACCGGGCCCGCCATCTTGATAACTGGGATCGGAGCCCAGCCCGCCATCTTGATAACTGGGATAGGAGCCCAGCCCGCCGAGAAAAGTCTCCCTATGACCGAGGCCGTCACCTTGATCACAGTCGGTCTCCTTATGACCGGAGCCGTCATTATGATCACAGAAGCCGGAGTCCTAGTTATTCAGAGTGGTCCCCACAAGATCAAGGCCGCCACCATCATCGGAGGGACAGGACACCAAACTTTCTGGAGCGGTCCCCACTTGATCGGAGTAGGAATGTTTATCATCGAGACAGTGGTCGGAAAAGTGGACCAAGTGATAGAAGGGAAAATCAATTTGAAGGCAAAAGGCATGAAGGAAAGTGCAGCAGCCAAAAGGATGTCAGTGTGAAAGATCAAATTGTTACGGATTCTGAGGTTAGAAGCTGTCCTGAAAATAGTAACTGCTCAATTGTTAAAAGTGGCAATCATCCGGTAAACAATGAAAGTCTGCCTCAATGTCCTGCAGTGAATACCTTGGAGCTTCCACAGGAAAATGGAGCTGTTGAGGAGGTGGCTTCTATGGAAGAAGACATGGATATATGCAATACCCCACCGCATGTTTCAACTGTGGCAGAAGGAGCCACCGGGAAGTGGTATTACCTTGATCAGTTTGGTGTGGAACAGGGGCCTTCCAGATTATGCAAGCTGAAGTCACTGGCGGAAGAAGGATATATTGTGTCTGACCACTTTGTCAGACACGCAGATAGTGACAGGTGGGTTACTGTTGAGAATGCAGTTTCCCCGATGGCAACTGTAAATTTCCCATCAGTTGTTTCAGATGTTGTTACACAGTTGGTGAACCCTCCCGAGGCTCCTGGTAATGTCTTGGCAGATAGTGGTGATCTAGCTCAACTCGATGATCTGGCACGTGAGGATAGCTTTGCCCTTTTGTCAGAGATTGTATCATGTCATGCGGATAGTTTGGCTGCATCTGAGCCTTCAGACGAACATCATATTGATGAGAGAGTAGGGGCACTATTAGAGGGGTTTTCTGTAATTCCAGGCAGGGAACTTGAGATTGTTGGTG AAGTGCTGCAAATGACCTTCGAGCATGTGGAGTGGGAGAAATGGGGAAGTGCTGAAG GTGAACACTGTGTTCAAAGTTCTGATGAGTGCTTGTTTAGTTCGGAGGCACTGAAGGAATCCTCAGAACCAAGGACCAGTGTACCGTCATCCTGTGACAGGGAAAATGATTTAAGCTGCAGTGACACTGCTGAATTGTTTTCTGGTCTGTGGCCATGCAAGGGTGGGGATTGGAAAAGAAATGACGAAGGTACACAAGATAAGTTGTGGAAAAAGAAGCTTGTTCTTAATGATGGCTATCCTCTATGCCTCATGTCAAAATCTGGAATTGAAGACCCGAGATGGCTGCAGAAAGATGAATTGTATTATCCATCACACAGCAGAAGGCTTGATCTCCCATCATGGGCTTTTCTCTCTCCGGAGGAGTTGAATGATAGTAATGTTGTCGGAAGACCCAGTCAACCTAAACCTCCAGTGTTAAGGGGTATTAAAGGAATGATGCTTCCAGTGATCAGGATAAATGCATGTGTAGTTAAGGAGCATGGGTCATTTGTATCTGAGCCTCGCACTAAAGTTAGAGGGAAGGATAGGCATCCTCAGAGGTCATCACGACCATATGTGGCGACAGGTGATACTAAGAGGTTGTCAGAAGAAGGCATGTATCACTCGAAAAGCAGGCAGGACCAAGAATCACATGGTTCCCGTAAGAGCAGCACACCCTTAAATATTCCGAAGGACCGTATTTGCTCAGCAGATGAGTTACAATTACATTTAGGTGAGTGGTACTACCTTGATGGTGCTGGGCATGAAAGAGGGCCTTTCTCGCTGATTGAGTTGCAGGTATTGGTTGATCAAGGTGTTATACCAGAAAATAGCAGTGCTTTCAGAAAGGTGGATAAGATCTGGGTCCCAGTTGCTTCAAGTGCAAAGACATCTGATCTTTCAAAGATGTGCCAAACACCTAGTGAGACTCTTGGAGCTTCTGTGTCAGAGTTGTCGAGTTCTCTACAAAGTGCACCTGGTGGTGTTCCCTGCACATTTCAAGGTATACACCCTCAGTTTATTGGGTATACCCGAGGAAAGCTTCACGAGTTGGTAATGAAGTCTTACAAGAGTAGGGAACTTGCAGCTGCTATTAATGAGGTCCTAGATCCCTGGATAAATGCAAGACAACCAAAGAAAGAGAGCAATCCAG ATTTCCGTGCCAGCAAAAAGGCGAGGTTTCATGGAAGTGAAGAAGAGTATGAAATGGAAGAGGACATATCGGGATTCCAGAATGATGAATGCCAATTTGATGACTTATGTGGTGATGAAACTTTCAATAGAGAAACCATTACCAAACCTGGAATCGAAAGTGGAAGCTGGGGTCTACTGGATGGTCGTGTGCTTGCACGGATCTTTCATTTCCTTAAAGCTGATGTTAAATCTCTTTCTTATGCTGCTTTGACTTGTAAGCATTGGAGATCCACGGTAAAGATTTATAAGGGTATCTCCAGTCAGGTTGACCTGCTATCTGTTGCTTCCAGTTGCACTGATTCCATGATACTGAAAATAATG AATGGTTACAACAAAGAAAAGATAACTTCCTTGGTTTTGCGTGACTGTACCGGCATAACTCCCAGAATGCTCGAGGATGTTCTTCATTCATTCTCTTGTTTATCCTATATAGATATTAGAGGTTGCAGCCAACTTGAAGATGTTGCTGTTAAGTTTCCAAATGTTAACTGGATTAGGAGCAGGAGCTCGAATTTGAAAGTAAAGAGCCTCAAGAACATTTCTGATAAAACTTCATCATCCTATAGAACTTTTAATAGTCAGGAGAGTCAGATGGATGATTCAATTGGACTGAGGGACTATTTGGAAAAttcagaaaagagagagtctGCCAACCAGTTGTTCCGCCGAAGCTTGTATAAACGTGCGAAGGTTTTTGATGCTCGAAAGTCCTCCTCCATTCTGTCTAGGGATGCCCAATTGAGGCATTTGGCAATGAGAAAATCGAGAAATGGTTTCAAGAGGATGAAAGAATTTCTCGCTTCAAGTCTAAGGGAGATAATGAAGGAAAATACTTTCGAGTTTTTTGTTCCAAAG GTTCGAGGAATTGAGGAGAAAATCAAAAGCGGATATTATGCTAGCCGTGGCTTGAGCTCTGCCAAAGAGGATATAAGTCGAATGTGCCGGGATGCACTAAA ATCTAAAAACCGTGGTGATGCCAAAGACATGAATCAAATTATTGCATCATTTATCCGTCTTGCTACTAGTTTGGAAGAAGGTCCCAAGCCATTTTGTACAAGAGATGAGATGATGAAGACTTGGAAAGATGAGTCACCTCCAGGCTTCTCTTCTAGTACAACAAAGTACAAAAAGAATCCTGCTAGAATGTATGAAAAGAAATACTTCAGCAGAAGCAATGGATCTTCCTATGTCAATGGTGTTTCTGACTATGGAGAGTTTGCCAGTGACCGAGAAATCAAAAGACGTTTATCCAAGTTGAGTGTAAAATCCTTAGATTCAGGAAGCGAAACATCTGATGATCTTTGCAGATCTTCTGGTGATACCACAAGTGATAGCGAGAGTACTGCTTCAGAGACAGAAAGTGACATGGATTTAAGATCAGAATGTGGAACAGCAGAATCAAAAGAAACTTATTTCACTCCAGATGATGGGTTTGATTCTTTGGCTGATGATCGCGAATGGGGTGCTCGCATGACAAAGGCCAGCCTGGTTCCTCCGGTTACAAGGAAATATGAAGTCATTGATCATTATGTTATTGTCGCCGATgagaaagaagtgaaaagaaaGATGCTGGTTTCTTTGCCGGAGGATTATGCTGAGAAGCTTAGTGCACAGAAGAATGGCACTGAGGAGTCTGATATGGAAATTCCTGAAGTGAAGGATTATAAACCAAGGAAAATGCTTGGAGATGAGGTGATTGAGCAGGAAGTCTATGGTATTGATCCATACACTCATAATCTTCTTCTTGATTCCATGCCAGATGAATCGGATTGGTCTCTCCTGGACAAGCATTTGTTTATTGAAGATGTGCTCCTTCGTACTCTTAACAAGCAAGTTAGGCGCTTCACTGGCAGTCACACACCAATGATGTATCCTCTGAAGCCTGTTTTCGAAGAGATTCTGGAAAATGCAGACGAAAATCAGGACAAGAGAACTGTACGGTTATGCCAATTCATCCTGAAGGCCATTGATACTCGTGCGGAGGACAATTATGTTGCCTATAGAAAG GGTCTTGGGGTTGTGTGCAACAAAGAAGGTGGCTTCAGTGAGGAGGATTTTGTCGTCGAATTCTTGGGGGAG GTTTATCCTGCTTGGAAGTGGTTTGAAAAGCAAGATGGAATTCGCTCCTTGCAGAGGAATAACAATGATCCTGCACCAGAATTTTACAATATATATCTTGAGAGGCCAAAG GGTGATGCTGATGGGTATGATCTAGTAGTTGTTGATGCAATGCACAAAGCAAACTATGCTAGTCGAATTTGTCACTCGTGCAGACCTAATTGTGAAGCAAA AGTAACAGCTGTTGATGGTCAGTATCAGATTGGAATTTATAGTGTACGTCCAATTGCATATGGTGAAGAGGTCACTTTTGATTACAACTCTGTTACAGAG AGTAAAGAAGAGTATGAAGCTTCCGTCTGTTTATGCGGCAGCCAGGTCTGCCGTGGAAGTTACCTTAATCTTACAGGCGAAGGGGCCTTCCTGAAG GTGCTCCAGGAGTACCATGGGTTACTTGACCGACACCAGCTGATGCTAGAGGCATGTGAAGTGAATTCAGTTTCTGAAGAAGATTATATTGATCTTGGTAAAGCTGGACTTGGAAGTTGTTTGCTTGCTGGTTTGCCAAATTGGTTGATTGCTTATTCAGCTCGTTTG GTGAGATTTATCAATTTTGAGAGGACGAAACTTCCTGACGAGATACTTAAGCATAATttagaagagaagaagaaatactTTTCAGATATTTGTTTGGAAGTAGAGAAGAACGAATCTGAGATTCAG GCTGAGGGTGTTTACAACCAAAGGCTTCAGAACTTGGCTCTGACACTTGACAAG GTGCGTTATGTAATGAGATGCGTTTTTGGTGACCCAGAAAAAGCTCCCCCTCCTCTTGAGAGGCTCAGTTTGGAAGAAGCTGTTTTTTTTATCTGGAGAGGAGAGGGGTCTCTTGTTGAGGAGCTTCTTCAATGCGTGGCTCCTCATTTGGAAGATAGTGTGCTAAGTGATCTCAAGGCCAAGATTCGAGCTCATGATCCATCCAGGTTAGATGATCTTGAGACGGGCCTTCGAAAATCTTTAATATG GTTAAGAGATGAGGTTCGAGATCTTCCATGTACATACAAATGTCGACATGACGCTGCTGCTGACTTGATTCATTTATATGCTTACACAAAGTGTTTTTTTAGAATACGA GAATACAAGACTGTAACTTCACCTCCTGTATATATAAGTCCTTTAGACCTGGGACCCAAATATGCTGATAAGCTGGGCCCTGGTGTTCACGAGTATCGCAAGACATATGGCGAAAATTATTGCTTAGGACAGCTGATTTATTGGTATAACCAAGCAAATGCAGATCCAGATAATTGCCTTTTCAGGGCGAGCAGGGGTTGCTTGTCTTTACCTGAAGCTGGCTCTTTTTATGCTAAAGTCCAGAAGCCGTCCCGCCAACGTGTTTACGGCCCAAGGACTGTGAAGTTCATGCTATCTAGAATG GAGAAGCAGCCCCAGAGACCATGGCCAAAAGACCGGATATGGTCATATAAGAGTAGTCCCAAAGTATTTGGCAGTCCTATGCTggatgctattttaaacaaggcTCCACTAGAAAGGGAAATGGTACATTGGCTGAAGCATAGACCTGCAATCTTTCAGGCCATGTGGGATAGATGA